The following coding sequences are from one Phenylobacterium glaciei window:
- a CDS encoding c-type cytochrome: MRRLALTLAATVAVIGLSACGKSGGSSGSETAAAPEAAPAAAPEPTDAEKQALLAALPAPYNTGDLAHGKQVFAVCKSCHTIVPGGANMTGPNLYGMFGRKPGMAEGYKYSEVVKAATFTWDAEHLDQWLTSPKTFMPGTKMSFVGVKDAKDRVDLIAYLKVETGYKPQ; encoded by the coding sequence ATGCGCCGCCTCGCTCTGACGCTCGCCGCCACTGTCGCCGTCATCGGGCTTTCGGCCTGCGGGAAATCGGGCGGATCGAGCGGGAGCGAGACCGCCGCAGCGCCGGAGGCGGCGCCCGCCGCAGCCCCCGAGCCCACGGACGCGGAGAAGCAGGCCCTGTTGGCCGCCCTGCCCGCCCCCTACAACACCGGCGACCTAGCCCACGGCAAGCAGGTGTTCGCGGTCTGCAAGTCCTGCCACACCATCGTGCCCGGCGGCGCCAACATGACCGGCCCCAACCTCTACGGCATGTTCGGCCGCAAGCCTGGCATGGCCGAGGGCTACAAGTATTCCGAGGTCGTGAAGGCCGCGACCTTCACCTGGGACGCCGAGCACCTGGACCAGTGGCTCACCAGCCCCAAGACCTTCATGCCCGGCACCAAGATGAGCTTCGTCGGTGTGAAGGACGCCAAGGACCGCGTCGACCTGATCGCCTATCTGAAGGTCGAGACTGGCTACAAGCCACAGTAG